In one window of Nodosilinea sp. PGN35 DNA:
- a CDS encoding DUF2281 domain-containing protein translates to MTLESSILKNIHKLPESIQQSVLLYTEFLVSRYAKDSAGTTEDEAPQNLRLAGSMKGTFVSPLPDNFDEPLEELEEYM, encoded by the coding sequence ATGACGCTAGAATCTTCCATTTTGAAAAATATTCACAAGCTGCCTGAATCCATTCAACAGTCTGTGTTGCTTTACACAGAATTTTTGGTTAGCCGCTATGCCAAAGACTCTGCTGGGACTACAGAAGATGAGGCCCCTCAGAACTTGCGCCTGGCAGGCTCTATGAAAGGAACTTTTGTATCGCCACTACCTGACAACTTTGACGAGCCCTTGGAAGAGCTTGAAGAGTATATGTAA